In Bdellovibrionales bacterium, one genomic interval encodes:
- the kdsA gene encoding 3-deoxy-8-phosphooctulonate synthase has translation MAYKYTSLPNKVSFDFNGTQFTWGDLKSWVLFAGPDLAEDEGLVMEVAQELKKITTEHKVQWILKCSFDKANRTSRGSFRGHGQKEGLDILRKVKAKLNVPVLTDVHETIQMPMVAEVADVIQIPAFLCRQTDLLVAAAKTGKVIHVKKGQFLAPWDMKTVAEKIAEAGNNKILLCERGTTFGYNRLINDMTSLVEMRNLGYPVIMDASHSTQLPGSSGTSSGGRPNMIPVLAKAAMAIGVDGVFIETHPRPDEALCDGPSSLPLAEMSELLGTLNKLRVIHY, from the coding sequence ATGGCCTACAAATACACTTCTCTACCTAATAAAGTTTCCTTTGATTTTAACGGCACTCAATTTACTTGGGGCGACCTCAAAAGTTGGGTCCTCTTTGCGGGTCCTGACCTTGCGGAAGACGAAGGCTTGGTGATGGAAGTGGCGCAGGAGCTTAAAAAAATCACCACCGAGCATAAAGTTCAGTGGATTCTCAAATGCTCCTTCGATAAAGCGAATCGCACGAGTCGCGGAAGTTTTCGCGGCCATGGCCAAAAAGAGGGCTTAGATATCTTACGCAAAGTCAAAGCGAAGCTCAATGTGCCTGTGCTCACCGATGTTCACGAAACCATTCAGATGCCCATGGTGGCCGAAGTGGCGGATGTCATTCAAATCCCGGCGTTCCTCTGTCGCCAAACTGATCTCTTGGTGGCGGCCGCAAAAACTGGAAAAGTCATTCATGTGAAAAAAGGGCAATTCCTAGCGCCTTGGGATATGAAGACCGTGGCCGAGAAAATCGCCGAAGCCGGCAACAACAAAATTCTTCTCTGCGAGCGCGGAACCACTTTTGGCTACAACCGCTTAATCAACGATATGACTTCACTCGTAGAAATGCGCAACTTAGGATACCCAGTGATTATGGATGCCTCTCACTCCACACAACTTCCTGGATCTTCAGGAACATCGAGCGGTGGTCGTCCCAATATGATTCCAGTATTGGCGAAAGCCGCGATGGCCATCGGAGTCGACGGAGTCTTCATCGAAACACATCCTCGTCCTGACGAAGCTCTTTGCGACGGACCGAGCAGTCTTCCGCTGGCCGAAATGTCAGAGCTTTTGGGAACACTCAACAAACTCCGAGTGATCCATTATTAA
- a CDS encoding LTA synthase family protein has product MMQRFAPLRNTILLLSGTLLTSCQFWQQDLQKKPHVIVVAVESLSFEMASCLEDSDDNDGFSTLCQDSLRFTHVYTPSTLSQSSLASLLSGKPSKDHRVFHNGNQFIPPHIQTVAEQALQQGYQTLFLSGGPPILAKSGLAQGFEIFNDEFLSDGGLYRPAQQLFKTAVQTLKQNKEESQFITIFVSDLQFPFLSTKSDEGREREKTLNAQRLEVGESLHAFIQDLKSAKLWDNSYLVVLGLNGAPDQVRRGVLWRENLFRENVHVPVFIKTPKTDPIASTELVDQLMSLEDIGHVLNQLIATQIKTESSVKDWLAPAESRKYIEVRSDWGAWWFSRPSVLSLRTYEYLIFPYERLRIYNSIEDRTESVALSATQIGTQHFKWLDFRMPELIESKETIAREIPDLYVVLQKVHWNRYSKGSASGDQINEGRGSEVSTAILNDQMVWKKNWQNLMRTSDKDSLIYYVASKNMGNKNRHSTTNACETYFNFQRKGRGNSRCSDELFLSLLDWENSMEDSEEAVAMEKNFMRKFRTFLINKKLAYANLINELNWDINTLKYYGPSYAELYLNLPEKAPLRKKVEGYKISLTGEFL; this is encoded by the coding sequence ATGATGCAACGATTCGCGCCCCTCAGAAACACTATTTTACTTCTCAGCGGGACTCTTCTGACGAGTTGTCAGTTTTGGCAGCAGGATTTACAAAAAAAACCCCATGTCATCGTGGTGGCGGTCGAATCTTTGAGCTTCGAAATGGCCTCCTGTCTCGAAGACTCCGACGACAACGACGGATTTTCCACACTTTGCCAAGATTCATTGCGATTTACTCACGTTTACACGCCCTCAACCTTGTCCCAAAGCAGTTTGGCGAGCCTTTTATCAGGAAAACCCTCCAAGGATCACAGGGTTTTCCACAACGGAAATCAGTTTATACCCCCTCACATACAAACCGTGGCGGAGCAAGCACTGCAGCAAGGCTATCAGACGCTCTTTTTGAGCGGTGGACCGCCGATTTTAGCGAAATCAGGGCTAGCTCAGGGATTTGAGATTTTTAATGACGAATTTTTATCCGATGGAGGGCTGTATCGCCCGGCTCAGCAGCTTTTTAAAACGGCGGTTCAAACTCTCAAGCAAAACAAAGAAGAGTCCCAATTTATCACCATTTTTGTATCTGATTTGCAATTTCCATTTCTATCGACCAAATCGGATGAGGGTCGTGAGCGTGAAAAAACTTTAAATGCTCAGCGGCTCGAGGTGGGAGAGTCCCTCCACGCCTTTATTCAGGATCTTAAAAGTGCAAAACTCTGGGATAACTCCTATCTGGTTGTCTTGGGCCTCAACGGAGCCCCTGATCAGGTTCGCCGAGGCGTCTTGTGGCGCGAGAACTTGTTCCGAGAGAATGTCCATGTTCCCGTCTTTATAAAAACACCTAAAACCGATCCGATCGCTTCCACCGAATTGGTGGATCAGTTGATGAGCCTCGAGGACATTGGTCACGTGTTAAACCAGCTCATCGCGACCCAAATTAAAACCGAATCCTCCGTGAAGGACTGGTTGGCGCCGGCGGAGTCTCGCAAATATATCGAAGTCCGTTCGGATTGGGGAGCATGGTGGTTCTCGCGGCCTTCGGTATTAAGTCTCCGCACCTATGAATATTTAATTTTCCCTTACGAGAGACTGCGAATTTATAATTCCATTGAGGATCGAACCGAAAGCGTCGCGCTGAGTGCGACACAGATCGGAACGCAGCACTTTAAATGGCTCGATTTTCGAATGCCCGAATTGATCGAAAGTAAAGAGACCATCGCTCGCGAGATCCCTGATCTCTACGTCGTTTTGCAAAAAGTGCACTGGAATCGCTACTCCAAGGGCTCGGCGTCGGGCGACCAAATTAACGAAGGTCGCGGCAGTGAAGTTTCGACGGCCATTCTCAATGATCAAATGGTATGGAAAAAAAACTGGCAAAATCTAATGCGTACAAGTGATAAAGACTCGCTCATTTATTATGTCGCTTCCAAAAATATGGGAAATAAGAACCGTCATTCGACAACGAACGCTTGCGAGACCTATTTTAATTTTCAGCGCAAAGGTCGTGGAAATTCTCGTTGCTCCGACGAGCTTTTTTTAAGTCTACTCGATTGGGAAAATTCGATGGAGGACTCCGAGGAGGCGGTGGCGATGGAAAAGAATTTCATGCGCAAATTCAGAACGTTTCTCATCAACAAAAAGCTGGCCTACGCGAATCTGATTAACGAGCTCAACTGGGATATAAATACTCTTAAGTATTACGGCCCGTCCTACGCCGAACTTTATCTGAATCTCCCGGAAAAAGCCCCCCTCCGCAAAAAGGTCGAAGGCTATAAAATTTCCCTCACCGGCGAATTCCTCTAA
- a CDS encoding FHA domain-containing protein: MARLKIRRNQNDYFTLELEDGKSYKIGRKDGCAVVLQPDPGISREHLEVYQNEFKQWVIKNLSPHLPITDIDGSYEILTCIRPTHEFSVSPYDFYLTQEFAPLQTDAPPMENAVASEDLAQPDPGADKKDPNIDDELSFVGSEEKTSDVFLEGDPYLKFMYSSHSESIRLKGNRWTAGRDNIAQITLNDKKASRQHFSIEKVGHEFFIKDLKSANGTLLNGQELKPNEGVPLKSGDIITVNQLTMIFELRDLAFSEKLKDLPLQAYSGPMILTSQDWDSAAAAPPGVHGQLPARLSHQELALLSGQVERLEKPKNIFRMVLMGIVAVVFVTAYFMNSTPTRKVAADPNLPKTFESLSPEEQKFIVNAYKMANSLYEADDAKVESALSQIESIHKIIPSYKDSKTLEVKFRQTLETIEQKRFVQEELKRQEENRKQVETIISDCTEKYKDSVDLDGAKDCLKVAQELDPENTDGQGLIAGIESRISQAQLEEQKLKEYNEAVARGRDMYYKARNLLQNNDYQEAMNAFSSHMNSSLPDPDNLKNASKRSLASIEKRISSQKNGFMGKARYNLQIGNTKAAILAAEQARLVDPYDYAIANFIEQHKNELQNRMRTVYQNSVIEERFGNVELSKNLWKEIITKDVPNGEYYHKARRKLQQYGFQ; encoded by the coding sequence ATGGCACGTCTCAAAATTAGACGAAATCAAAACGACTACTTCACCCTCGAACTCGAGGACGGGAAGAGCTATAAGATCGGCCGTAAGGACGGCTGTGCGGTCGTTTTACAGCCAGATCCAGGCATTTCGCGAGAACACCTCGAAGTTTACCAAAACGAATTTAAGCAATGGGTGATTAAAAATCTTTCACCCCATCTTCCGATCACCGACATCGATGGCTCCTACGAAATCCTCACTTGCATTCGTCCCACTCACGAATTCTCTGTCAGTCCTTACGACTTTTACCTCACCCAAGAATTTGCTCCCCTACAAACTGATGCTCCGCCTATGGAAAACGCAGTGGCGTCTGAGGATCTTGCTCAGCCCGATCCCGGGGCAGACAAAAAAGATCCCAACATCGATGACGAGTTGTCTTTTGTGGGAAGCGAAGAGAAAACCTCGGATGTATTTCTCGAAGGTGACCCCTACCTCAAATTTATGTATTCCTCTCACTCCGAGTCCATTCGCCTCAAAGGGAATCGATGGACCGCGGGCCGTGATAATATCGCGCAAATTACGCTCAATGATAAAAAAGCAAGCCGCCAACACTTCTCCATCGAAAAAGTGGGGCATGAGTTTTTTATCAAAGATTTAAAAAGTGCCAACGGTACGCTATTAAACGGTCAAGAGTTAAAACCCAACGAGGGAGTTCCTCTCAAGAGTGGTGATATCATTACGGTGAATCAGCTCACCATGATTTTCGAACTTCGGGATTTAGCGTTCTCCGAAAAATTAAAAGATCTTCCTTTGCAAGCTTACTCCGGCCCGATGATTCTAACGTCTCAGGATTGGGACTCCGCTGCGGCCGCTCCTCCTGGAGTTCACGGTCAGCTTCCGGCCCGTCTCTCTCATCAAGAATTGGCCTTACTGTCTGGCCAAGTAGAACGCCTCGAAAAACCAAAAAATATTTTCCGCATGGTTCTTATGGGAATTGTGGCGGTGGTTTTTGTTACCGCTTATTTTATGAATAGCACGCCCACACGAAAAGTGGCGGCCGACCCTAATCTCCCGAAGACTTTCGAATCTTTATCCCCCGAGGAGCAAAAGTTTATAGTGAATGCCTACAAAATGGCAAACTCTCTGTATGAGGCCGACGACGCGAAAGTCGAAAGTGCATTAAGTCAAATTGAGTCCATTCATAAAATTATTCCTAGCTATAAAGACTCCAAAACATTGGAAGTCAAATTTCGTCAGACGTTAGAGACTATCGAGCAGAAGCGTTTCGTCCAAGAGGAATTGAAACGTCAGGAAGAGAATCGTAAACAGGTCGAGACCATTATTTCCGACTGTACGGAAAAATATAAAGATTCTGTGGATCTCGACGGGGCTAAAGATTGTTTAAAGGTCGCGCAAGAGCTGGATCCCGAAAACACCGACGGCCAAGGTCTCATTGCGGGCATTGAGTCGCGCATCAGCCAGGCCCAGCTCGAGGAACAAAAACTTAAAGAGTATAACGAGGCCGTAGCTCGGGGCCGCGACATGTACTACAAAGCTCGAAACCTTCTTCAGAACAATGATTACCAGGAGGCTATGAACGCTTTCTCGTCTCATATGAACTCGAGCCTGCCAGATCCAGATAATCTTAAAAATGCGTCAAAGAGAAGTTTAGCTTCTATCGAAAAGCGCATCTCCTCGCAAAAAAATGGATTCATGGGCAAAGCCCGGTACAACTTGCAAATCGGAAACACCAAAGCCGCTATTCTCGCCGCCGAACAAGCACGGTTAGTGGATCCCTATGATTACGCCATCGCGAACTTTATCGAACAACACAAAAACGAACTTCAAAACCGTATGCGCACGGTTTATCAAAACAGTGTGATCGAAGAGCGCTTTGGGAACGTGGAACTGAGCAAGAATCTCTGGAAAGAAATCATCACGAAAGATGTTCCTAACGGCGAATACTATCATAAAGCGCGACGCAAGCTCCAGCAGTACGGGTTTCAGTAA